In a genomic window of Sarcophilus harrisii chromosome 4, mSarHar1.11, whole genome shotgun sequence:
- the LOC100919074 gene encoding insulin-like growth factor 2 mRNA-binding protein 3-B, with amino-acid sequence MSNQVAREDYNQSRPRRPRPRPQEKDPLRFLVEARLVGALIGMKGSRIRAMETLSGAQIKIDLFNQEENGEKPEKAEVLVFGSNHCRIRAKELVECIIRWYPPASPDAADEAQKAVAQMSIQEKK; translated from the exons ATGAGTAACCAGGTTGCTCGAGAAGACTATAACCAGTCTCGTCCTCGGAGACCGAGACCCAGACCCCAGGAAAAAGACCCTCTGCGGTTCCTGGTCGAGGCTCGACTCGTGGGAGCCCTCATAG GGATGAAAGGATCGAGGATTCGAGCAATGGAGACTCTTTCAGGAGCTCAAATTAAAATAGATCTCTTCAATCAAGAAGAGAACGGTGAAAAGCCCGAAAAAGCCGAGGTTCTAGTTTTCGGAAGCAACCATTGTAGAATTAGAGCAAAAGAACTGGTTGAATGTATCATCAGATGGTATCCACCAGCCTCCCCTGATG ctgCAGATGAAGCACAGAAAGCTGTTGCCCAGATGTCCATTCAGGAAAAGAAGTAA